In the genome of Pseudomonas sp. LBUM920, one region contains:
- a CDS encoding GNAT family N-acetyltransferase, which produces MPETTVELIQTGPDASELIRNLYQYYAYESSDWEQEDVESDGRFYIHDEHLTRYWHDPQWSANLLLVDGYIAGFLLIEGSELPGIDALELADLFILKRYRRKGIGRAIATQVLRSGEANWLVRFYDQDEVSQAFWRAVLDDLPRPVQMLELDDDPQLVSYLITRAALH; this is translated from the coding sequence ATGCCTGAAACCACCGTCGAATTGATCCAGACCGGCCCCGATGCGTCTGAGCTGATCCGTAATCTTTACCAGTACTATGCCTATGAGTCGTCAGACTGGGAGCAGGAAGATGTGGAGTCGGATGGCCGTTTCTACATCCATGACGAGCACCTGACCCGCTACTGGCACGACCCGCAATGGAGCGCCAACCTGCTGCTGGTGGATGGCTACATCGCCGGTTTCCTGCTGATCGAAGGCAGCGAACTGCCGGGCATCGACGCGCTGGAACTGGCCGACCTGTTCATCCTCAAGCGCTACCGCCGCAAGGGCATTGGCCGCGCTATCGCCACCCAAGTGCTGCGCAGTGGCGAGGCCAATTGGCTGGTGCGGTTCTACGATCAGGATGAAGTGTCGCAGGCGTTCTGGCGCGCGGTGCTCGATGACCTGCCGCGCCCGGTGCAGATGCTTGAGCTGGATGACGATCCGCAGTTGGTCAGTTATTTGATTACGCGGGCCGCGCTGCATTAA